A single genomic interval of Thermodesulfatator atlanticus DSM 21156 harbors:
- a CDS encoding DUF2752 domain-containing protein: MITERRLWQALILAGLALFFLNAKGIISISSLSLPWRCPFKLLTGLPCPGCGMTHAAKSFLQGNFCDAFSTNPLIFLFVGLVFMLAFLPDKALFFLQRKGFWKVILLLVLIWWLTRLILRI, from the coding sequence GTGATTACCGAAAGAAGACTCTGGCAGGCCCTAATCCTAGCAGGGCTTGCCCTGTTTTTTTTAAACGCAAAGGGAATAATAAGCATTTCTTCCCTTTCGCTTCCCTGGCGCTGCCCTTTTAAACTGCTAACAGGGCTCCCTTGCCCAGGATGCGGCATGACTCATGCTGCGAAAAGCTTTCTTCAAGGGAATTTTTGCGATGCTTTTTCCACCAACCCACTTATTTTCTTGTTTGTGGGCCTGGTGTTTATGCTTGCCTTTTTACCTGATAAAGCACTTTTTTTCTTGCAGAGGAAAGGATTCTGGAAAGTAATTTTACTCCTGGTGCTTATCTGGTGGCTGACAAGGCTAATTCTTAGAATTTAA
- a CDS encoding DUF4198 domain-containing protein yields MKKFFLIFILFFWWTKPAYPFFLTVVGEDGLDYGNKGQEKVWLVFRAEPFQGIVYDVKAPKAKIFTPSGKFEPISFWRTKIKDHATGKKRYAWKARYLPTKIGDYYLVLHSDPTLIPGTYEVWEEIVKVPFHVEREGSWQKNLGLKAEIIPYNRPYGITKAGLFRGRLLLDGKPLSQTLIQVVRFNGVFLTGKELPQDRLGKRDDARMYYSLYTDENGDFSLTFPQEGWWLISAKIPFGNHRIGNSTYPMFLRASMWLYVYPPFELPEGAPKIKAEE; encoded by the coding sequence ATGAAGAAGTTTTTTTTAATTTTTATTTTGTTTTTCTGGTGGACAAAGCCAGCTTACCCCTTTTTTCTCACGGTGGTAGGTGAAGACGGCCTTGACTACGGGAATAAAGGCCAGGAAAAGGTATGGTTGGTGTTCAGGGCAGAGCCTTTTCAGGGCATTGTCTATGATGTCAAGGCTCCCAAAGCCAAAATCTTCACCCCTTCCGGCAAATTCGAACCCATATCCTTTTGGCGAACCAAAATAAAAGATCACGCCACCGGAAAAAAACGTTATGCCTGGAAGGCCCGTTATTTACCCACTAAAATCGGAGACTACTATCTCGTCTTACACTCGGACCCAACGCTCATTCCGGGTACTTACGAAGTGTGGGAAGAAATCGTAAAAGTGCCCTTTCATGTGGAAAGAGAAGGAAGCTGGCAAAAAAATTTAGGGCTAAAAGCAGAAATTATCCCCTACAACCGGCCTTATGGGATCACAAAAGCCGGGCTTTTCCGTGGCAGGCTTTTGCTTGACGGAAAACCCCTCTCGCAGACCCTGATTCAAGTAGTTCGTTTTAACGGAGTGTTTTTAACAGGGAAAGAACTCCCCCAGGACAGGCTTGGTAAACGCGATGACGCGCGCATGTATTATTCCCTTTACACTGACGAAAACGGAGACTTTAGCCTTACTTTCCCTCAAGAGGGCTGGTGGCTTATAAGTGCCAAGATCCCTTTTGGAAATCATCGCATTGGGAACTCGACTTATCCCATGTTTTTAAGGGCATCCATGTGGCTTTACGTTTATCCTCCTTTCGAACTCCCAGAAGGAGCCCCAAAAATCAAAGCAGAAGAATAA
- the proC gene encoding pyrroline-5-carboxylate reductase, translating to MALKDLNIGFIGGGKMAEAIIKGVLASKASSPKKIIVSEPNPSRREYLEKSFPGIKILADNCALVKKSDLVVLAVKPDIMEFVLREISRCINIRKNLILSIAAGIPLDLIEAYLPEGTRVIRVMPNTPALVQAAVSVYTDGHFVTDEDLALAEEFLKTFGIAIYLPEMAFDAVTGLSGSGPAFVAAFIEGLIDAGVHEGLPREVAQTLVLETILGTVKLMKEAGKNPYEIKSMVASPGGTTISGLKAMEKGAFKGVIMDTVSAATERSREITDQIHELLDEAVKELEEMGLLEEED from the coding sequence ATGGCCTTAAAAGATTTAAACATCGGCTTTATAGGTGGCGGCAAAATGGCAGAAGCAATTATCAAGGGTGTTTTGGCCTCAAAGGCGAGTAGCCCTAAAAAGATCATTGTCTCTGAACCCAATCCTTCTCGCAGAGAATACCTTGAGAAGAGCTTCCCTGGCATAAAAATACTTGCTGACAATTGTGCCCTGGTAAAAAAGAGTGACCTGGTGGTGCTTGCAGTCAAACCAGACATCATGGAGTTTGTCCTAAGGGAAATTTCACGTTGTATTAACATCCGAAAAAACCTCATTCTTTCCATTGCCGCAGGGATCCCCCTTGATCTTATCGAAGCCTATTTACCAGAAGGCACCCGTGTCATTAGGGTTATGCCCAACACCCCTGCCCTTGTGCAAGCAGCAGTATCCGTTTACACCGATGGACATTTTGTCACCGATGAAGACTTAGCCCTTGCCGAAGAATTTTTAAAAACCTTTGGAATAGCTATCTATCTTCCAGAAATGGCTTTTGATGCGGTAACAGGGCTTTCTGGAAGTGGTCCGGCTTTTGTGGCTGCCTTTATAGAAGGACTAATCGATGCCGGGGTGCATGAGGGGCTTCCGCGGGAGGTGGCCCAGACCCTGGTCTTAGAAACAATTCTTGGCACGGTAAAGCTTATGAAAGAAGCCGGAAAAAACCCTTACGAAATAAAAAGCATGGTCGCAAGCCCTGGTGGCACAACCATCTCCGGGCTTAAGGCCATGGAAAAGGGAGCCTTTAAGGGAGTTATCATGGATACCGTGTCAGCAGCCACCGAAAGATCAAGAGAAATCACCGACCAAATCCACGAATTGCTAGACGAAGCGGTAAAAGAATTAGAAGAAATGGGCCTTCTTGAGGAGGAAGACTAA
- a CDS encoding alpha-amylase/4-alpha-glucanotransferase domain-containing protein produces the protein MKLPFVFGVHNHQPLGNFDEVVKRLTDESYFPFLKIIERYPHFRFSLHVSGILLKWWEEKYPAIFELLGKLIARQQIEPVAGGFFEPILAVIPREDRKEQILRHKDYLKKQFGVSPVGLWLTERVWEQALVEDLAKLGIKYVVVDDRHFLVSGFEKENLYGYFYTEAEGQRLAVFPIDETLRYAIPFWPVERLGRYLNDVAFRGGRLAIYFDDGEKFGVWPGTKKWVYEEGWLESFLQTITRWQEEGKIEIMTFAEALEKLPANGLAYLPTASYAEMEQWALPAKRILELEELNKRLKPEKTRFAAFIRGGHWRNFFVKYPESNYLHKRMLQVSELSRKNFDPEARVELLSAQCNDAYWHGIFGGLYLPHLRQAVWEKLLAAEAKLRANSKPSFSELDIDYDGATEVCYASSEAVLVFKPSYGGQILEWSSLKSTHNYQNVLTRRFEAYHEAIRHPQECPEEKEEGVSSIHTLTKRPSQEVLNALVYDWYERHSLIEHFFDPNRTLYDFVRCDFGEWGDFANQPFNWHRKGAELIFFRDGGLYPPGSTRRPLLLRKHIKVNQEGLGLEISYELEYRAEETTRCFFGVEFNFYPPLLAKGAGEVSLDGQSIPVSEPQEVFGQELTFLAPFGEKLKLTLPETARFFIFPVKTVSQSEAGFDLTTQGIAVMPFWPIEFRKGEALHKKLTLAIEP, from the coding sequence ATGAAACTCCCTTTTGTGTTTGGGGTACACAACCATCAGCCCCTTGGAAATTTTGACGAAGTTGTGAAACGCCTCACTGACGAAAGCTATTTCCCCTTTCTTAAAATCATCGAACGATATCCGCATTTTCGTTTCAGCCTTCACGTAAGCGGTATTTTGCTCAAGTGGTGGGAGGAAAAATACCCTGCCATATTTGAACTTTTAGGAAAACTTATCGCCCGCCAACAAATAGAACCTGTGGCAGGCGGTTTTTTTGAGCCTATCCTTGCTGTAATTCCCCGTGAAGACCGCAAAGAACAAATTCTAAGGCATAAGGATTATCTCAAAAAGCAATTCGGAGTCTCCCCGGTTGGGCTCTGGCTTACCGAGCGTGTGTGGGAACAGGCCCTGGTAGAGGATCTTGCCAAGCTTGGTATCAAATACGTGGTAGTGGATGATAGGCATTTTTTGGTCTCGGGCTTTGAGAAAGAAAATCTCTACGGCTATTTCTATACCGAAGCCGAAGGCCAGAGACTTGCGGTGTTTCCCATTGACGAGACCTTGCGCTATGCCATTCCTTTCTGGCCTGTAGAGCGCCTAGGGCGCTATCTTAACGACGTGGCCTTTCGTGGCGGACGCCTTGCCATTTATTTTGACGACGGGGAAAAATTCGGTGTCTGGCCTGGCACCAAAAAATGGGTGTACGAAGAAGGCTGGCTGGAGTCGTTTCTGCAAACCATAACTCGCTGGCAGGAAGAAGGAAAAATCGAAATCATGACCTTTGCCGAAGCCCTTGAAAAACTCCCTGCTAACGGGCTTGCTTACCTCCCAACGGCCTCTTACGCTGAGATGGAACAATGGGCCCTTCCTGCCAAACGGATTCTTGAGCTTGAAGAGCTAAATAAACGCCTTAAGCCTGAAAAGACTCGCTTCGCAGCCTTTATCCGGGGAGGTCACTGGCGCAACTTTTTCGTCAAGTACCCTGAATCAAACTACCTTCATAAAAGAATGCTTCAGGTGAGCGAACTTTCGCGCAAAAATTTTGACCCTGAAGCCCGCGTTGAGCTTTTGTCTGCCCAGTGTAACGATGCCTATTGGCATGGAATTTTCGGCGGGCTTTATCTTCCGCATCTTCGCCAGGCAGTTTGGGAAAAACTCCTTGCTGCGGAAGCCAAGTTGCGGGCAAATAGCAAGCCTTCTTTTAGTGAGCTTGATATTGATTACGATGGTGCCACAGAGGTCTGCTATGCTTCTTCTGAAGCGGTATTGGTTTTTAAACCATCTTATGGAGGGCAAATTCTCGAATGGTCTAGCTTAAAGAGCACCCACAATTACCAAAACGTCCTCACCAGACGCTTTGAGGCTTACCATGAAGCCATAAGACATCCGCAAGAATGCCCAGAAGAAAAAGAAGAAGGCGTTTCAAGCATCCACACCCTTACCAAAAGACCATCTCAGGAAGTTTTAAACGCCCTTGTTTATGATTGGTATGAACGCCATTCTTTGATAGAACACTTCTTTGATCCCAACCGCACGCTGTACGATTTTGTGAGGTGCGACTTTGGAGAATGGGGAGATTTTGCCAACCAGCCCTTTAACTGGCACCGCAAAGGAGCTGAACTCATTTTCTTTAGAGACGGAGGGCTTTATCCCCCAGGTTCAACAAGAAGGCCGCTACTTTTGCGCAAACACATCAAGGTGAATCAAGAAGGTCTTGGCCTTGAAATTTCTTACGAACTTGAATACCGCGCCGAAGAAACCACCAGGTGCTTTTTCGGAGTGGAATTCAATTTTTATCCTCCCCTTCTTGCTAAAGGAGCAGGTGAGGTTAGCTTAGATGGCCAAAGTATTCCTGTTTCTGAGCCCCAGGAAGTCTTTGGTCAGGAGCTCACCTTTTTGGCTCCTTTCGGAGAAAAATTAAAGCTTACCCTCCCGGAAACAGCGCGTTTTTTTATTTTCCCGGTAAAAACTGTCAGCCAATCAGAAGCAGGGTTTGACCTTACCACCCAAGGGATAGCCGTAATGCCCTTCTGGCCCATTGAATTCAGAAAAGGAGAGGCCCTTCACAAAAAGTTAACTTTAGCTATTGAGCCTTAA
- a CDS encoding DUF4234 domain-containing protein, whose translation MATEGPTLRLPPHEDLEPRSIAKEVILTLITCGLWGLVWQYQQIRMVNLLLGREEFSFWKWFVFTLLTCGLYHLYHEYLMGRAIVRIQHKYGLPPSESLPAISLIVTLLSLGIITDALQQKELNLIIEDLKQKSR comes from the coding sequence ATGGCAACCGAAGGGCCAACTTTGCGGCTTCCCCCTCACGAAGACCTTGAACCCAGGAGCATAGCCAAGGAAGTTATCCTGACTTTAATTACCTGTGGCTTATGGGGGCTGGTGTGGCAGTATCAACAGATACGTATGGTAAACTTACTCCTTGGCAGGGAAGAATTTAGCTTTTGGAAATGGTTTGTTTTCACCTTGCTGACCTGTGGTCTTTATCACCTTTATCATGAATACCTAATGGGCCGGGCTATCGTGCGCATCCAGCACAAATACGGATTGCCCCCAAGTGAAAGTCTCCCTGCTATTTCGCTTATAGTCACGCTTCTTTCGCTTGGCATAATAACAGACGCCTTACAGCAAAAAGAACTAAACCTCATCATCGAGGACTTAAAACAAAAAAGCAGGTGA
- a CDS encoding LolA family protein, whose product MAEISAKDVATRLQNYYEQTKNFTADFEQEVHFLRANQIRFSKGRVYFEKPGLMRWEYTWPEELLIVADKKNIYVYSKKDNQVMIFPKEKSLSSKLMLSFVSGKGNIFEDFRLGPVEELPEGKVALILFPKEEAQIQKIKLLIDKKNGALLGFSFWDQLGNLTRIKFLKTKRNIHLAKALFNFEPPKGAEIIQER is encoded by the coding sequence TTGGCAGAAATCTCTGCCAAAGACGTAGCCACTCGTCTTCAGAACTATTACGAACAAACGAAAAACTTCACGGCAGACTTTGAACAGGAAGTCCATTTTCTGCGTGCCAACCAAATCCGGTTTTCCAAGGGGCGCGTTTATTTTGAAAAGCCTGGCCTTATGCGCTGGGAATATACCTGGCCAGAAGAACTTCTTATTGTGGCAGACAAGAAAAACATTTACGTCTATAGCAAAAAAGACAACCAGGTCATGATTTTTCCCAAGGAAAAGTCCCTCTCATCAAAGCTCATGCTAAGTTTTGTCTCAGGGAAAGGAAACATCTTTGAAGACTTCAGGCTTGGCCCGGTGGAAGAACTCCCTGAAGGCAAAGTAGCCCTGATACTTTTCCCCAAGGAAGAGGCTCAAATCCAAAAAATAAAACTTTTGATAGATAAAAAAAACGGCGCTCTTTTGGGGTTTTCCTTTTGGGATCAGCTTGGGAATTTAACCCGCATCAAATTTCTTAAAACCAAACGAAATATCCATCTTGCAAAAGCCCTCTTTAACTTTGAACCTCCAAAAGGCGCTGAAATTATACAGGAGAGGTAG
- a CDS encoding serine hydrolase domain-containing protein has product MKHRPLPEEVRDMMRRGVKEKVFPGACLAIWHRGKSYLEAFGWQEFYPAPQKNSPYVFYDLASLTKPLATTLCLMRLLSEGKISLDDELGRFFNAPFWFEKATIADLLAHQAGFPDHRPYFVRLLTYPLEKRKEIICTWILKEPLAYPLGRKQVYSDLGFIILGHLIEKIAQKELDCFFRETINLLGLNPLKILFSPVRAGIPKEKCAATEFCPWRGKLIKGEVHDENAWALGGVAGHAGLFGSAEEVLKLLVILLKAYEGEAKAFLNRDLVQTFWDWQSKAGGRALGFDRPSKESSSAGGLISRASLGHLGFTGTSFWIDTQKELVILLLSNRVHPSRENKRIKGFRPALHDLIVKKICKFSV; this is encoded by the coding sequence TTGAAACATAGGCCTCTTCCCGAAGAAGTTAGAGACATGATGCGCCGGGGTGTAAAAGAAAAGGTTTTTCCCGGCGCCTGCCTTGCCATCTGGCACAGGGGAAAAAGCTATCTAGAGGCCTTTGGTTGGCAGGAGTTCTATCCTGCTCCCCAAAAAAATAGTCCTTACGTTTTTTATGACCTGGCCTCTTTGACCAAACCGCTTGCCACGACCCTTTGCCTCATGCGCCTTTTAAGCGAAGGAAAAATCTCTCTGGATGATGAACTTGGACGCTTTTTTAACGCGCCTTTTTGGTTCGAAAAAGCAACTATCGCTGATCTCCTGGCCCATCAAGCCGGATTTCCGGACCATCGGCCCTATTTCGTAAGGCTTCTTACCTATCCTCTTGAAAAAAGAAAAGAAATCATCTGCACCTGGATCCTTAAAGAGCCCCTTGCCTATCCTCTTGGGAGGAAACAAGTCTACAGCGACCTGGGATTTATCATCCTGGGGCACCTAATAGAAAAAATTGCGCAAAAAGAATTGGATTGCTTTTTCAGGGAAACTATAAATCTCCTTGGGCTTAATCCTTTAAAAATACTTTTTAGTCCCGTACGCGCGGGTATTCCTAAAGAAAAATGCGCGGCCACAGAATTTTGCCCCTGGCGTGGCAAATTGATAAAAGGCGAAGTTCACGACGAAAACGCCTGGGCCCTTGGGGGCGTAGCAGGCCATGCCGGGCTTTTTGGCAGTGCAGAAGAAGTGCTCAAGCTCCTGGTTATCCTGCTTAAGGCCTATGAAGGAGAAGCTAAAGCCTTTCTTAACCGAGACCTGGTACAAACTTTTTGGGACTGGCAAAGCAAAGCAGGTGGCCGGGCGTTGGGATTTGACCGCCCAAGCAAGGAATCTTCAAGCGCAGGGGGTCTCATTTCTCGTGCGTCTTTAGGGCACCTTGGCTTTACGGGAACATCTTTTTGGATTGACACCCAAAAAGAACTTGTCATCTTACTTCTTAGCAACAGAGTCCATCCCTCAAGAGAAAACAAGCGCATAAAAGGGTTTAGGCCGGCGCTACACGACCTGATAGTTAAGAAAATTTGTAAGTTTTCCGTTTAA
- the nadA gene encoding quinolinate synthase NadA: MNELQKEIRELAKERKAIILAHNYQPPEIQDVADLTGDSLELSLKAAQTDAEVVVFCGVRFMAETAAIVCPDKLIVFPRMEAGCEMADMIGPEDVENLKAKYPKAPVVTYVNSYVEIKALSDICCTSANAVNVVRALDADEIIFLPDMNLARYTQRFFKEKKIHYFEGFCPFHDVLTVEDVTAARKAHPNAVFMAHPECRPEVIDLADAVRSTSGMLRYAKESDAKEFIIGTEVGLLYPLKKQNPDKNFYPASEKMLCKAMKIISLEDLKKSLETLSPVVKVPEDLRVKAYRAVARMLEIPRT; this comes from the coding sequence ATGAATGAACTGCAGAAAGAAATCCGAGAATTAGCTAAAGAGCGCAAGGCCATTATCCTGGCACACAATTATCAACCCCCTGAGATCCAGGACGTAGCCGATCTTACCGGAGACTCGCTAGAGCTTTCTTTAAAAGCCGCCCAAACAGATGCGGAAGTTGTGGTTTTTTGCGGCGTGCGTTTTATGGCAGAAACAGCTGCTATCGTTTGCCCTGACAAGCTGATTGTCTTTCCGCGCATGGAAGCAGGCTGCGAGATGGCAGACATGATTGGCCCTGAAGACGTTGAAAACTTAAAAGCAAAGTATCCCAAAGCACCGGTGGTCACTTATGTCAATTCTTATGTGGAAATCAAGGCGCTTTCTGATATTTGCTGCACCTCCGCCAATGCGGTGAACGTGGTGCGCGCCCTTGATGCCGACGAGATAATCTTTCTGCCCGACATGAATCTTGCGCGTTACACCCAGCGTTTTTTCAAAGAAAAAAAGATCCACTATTTCGAAGGCTTTTGCCCGTTTCATGATGTACTTACGGTAGAAGACGTAACTGCTGCGCGCAAAGCGCACCCTAACGCGGTTTTTATGGCGCATCCAGAATGCCGTCCAGAAGTTATTGATTTGGCTGACGCCGTGCGCTCTACAAGTGGCATGCTTCGCTATGCCAAAGAGTCTGATGCTAAAGAATTTATCATTGGCACAGAAGTGGGTCTTCTTTATCCGCTAAAAAAACAAAACCCTGATAAAAACTTCTACCCTGCCTCTGAAAAGATGCTCTGCAAGGCCATGAAGATAATCTCTCTTGAAGACCTCAAGAAATCCCTTGAAACGTTGTCTCCTGTGGTGAAGGTGCCGGAAGACTTGCGGGTAAAAGCCTACCGTGCCGTGGCGCGCATGTTAGAAATTCCGCGAACCTAG
- a CDS encoding DNA translocase FtsK, with product MFAKFRNEIAGLILMALGVFVFLALLGYHPDDPGFGRVGATSLHNFTGIIGAYLSAFLFDFAGFGAWFVPIFLILAGIWLFTGKSPGWQLPLAAGLFVTSTSFLDPLAGLSGSIGPYPLNGGFLAGLGKQLLFLLGKPGLFLLIVLFQLTALCLISGFSPKELLERCGAFFRYLGSLPAYWWQKFRKTSHEHVPPAEGLEPAFEPNIPVTQEIYPEPEEELYLPDDKESQDETLEKLPVPSKSKTYKKPPLSLLDDPPPRFERENKEELLARAKLLERKLEDFGVRGKVTEICPGPVITVYEYEPAPGIKINKIASLADDLALGLKAASVRIVAPIPGKSAVGIEVANKEREIVYLKEILVSEAYRKAKSKLTLALGKDISGRPVVTDLAKMPHLLIAGATGTGKSVCLHAMLMSLLFKATPEEVRLLLIDPKRIELSVYDGIPHLLHPVLLEPKTATLALKWAVSEMERRYQLLEEARARNLESYNAEAEEKLPYIVIVVDELADLMVVSSKEVEMSLTRLAQMARASGIHLLLATQRPSVDVLTGIIKANFPARISFQVSSRTDSRTILDTGGAERLLGAGDMLFLPPGTSKLKRIHGAFISEKEVKKVVEYLKAQGEPDYALELVAGGEEAVSELDDEVDELYEQAVQIVVQTGQASISMLQRRLRVGYNRAARMIERMEKEGIVGPSDGVRPRPVLLRPDK from the coding sequence ATGTTTGCTAAATTTCGCAATGAAATAGCTGGTCTTATTTTGATGGCCCTTGGGGTTTTTGTTTTTCTGGCTCTCCTGGGTTACCATCCTGATGACCCGGGTTTTGGAAGGGTAGGTGCCACTTCACTTCACAACTTCACCGGCATTATAGGGGCCTATCTTTCAGCTTTTTTGTTTGACTTTGCTGGCTTTGGAGCCTGGTTTGTCCCCATTTTCTTAATTCTTGCGGGCATCTGGCTTTTCACCGGGAAAAGTCCCGGCTGGCAACTGCCTCTGGCCGCAGGGCTTTTTGTTACCTCGACTTCTTTTCTAGACCCCTTAGCAGGGCTTTCAGGTTCCATAGGGCCCTACCCTTTAAACGGCGGATTTTTAGCAGGCCTTGGCAAACAACTTCTCTTTTTATTGGGCAAACCAGGGCTCTTTTTACTGATAGTCTTGTTTCAGCTCACCGCACTTTGTCTTATCTCGGGTTTTTCCCCTAAAGAACTTTTAGAAAGATGCGGGGCCTTTTTTCGCTATTTGGGAAGCCTTCCGGCTTACTGGTGGCAAAAATTCCGCAAAACTTCTCATGAACATGTTCCTCCTGCCGAAGGCCTTGAGCCAGCGTTTGAGCCTAACATCCCTGTTACTCAGGAGATATACCCTGAACCAGAAGAAGAACTCTATCTTCCTGATGACAAAGAAAGCCAAGATGAAACCCTGGAAAAACTCCCTGTGCCATCCAAATCAAAGACTTATAAAAAGCCACCGCTTAGTCTTTTAGACGATCCTCCGCCAAGGTTTGAACGCGAAAACAAAGAAGAACTTCTTGCCCGCGCCAAGCTCCTTGAGCGAAAACTCGAAGATTTTGGCGTGCGGGGAAAGGTTACTGAAATCTGCCCTGGCCCAGTAATTACCGTTTACGAATACGAACCTGCCCCAGGCATAAAGATAAACAAAATCGCTTCTTTGGCAGATGACCTTGCCCTTGGGCTTAAAGCTGCAAGTGTGCGCATAGTGGCTCCAATCCCTGGCAAATCTGCTGTTGGGATAGAAGTTGCCAATAAAGAGCGTGAGATTGTTTACCTGAAAGAGATTCTTGTAAGTGAGGCTTATCGCAAGGCCAAATCAAAATTAACCCTTGCCCTTGGCAAAGACATCTCAGGCCGGCCAGTGGTTACAGACCTTGCCAAGATGCCACATCTTCTAATTGCTGGGGCTACTGGCACGGGAAAAAGTGTTTGTCTGCATGCTATGCTTATGAGCCTTCTTTTCAAGGCCACCCCTGAGGAAGTGCGCCTTTTGCTTATTGATCCCAAACGCATTGAGCTTTCGGTCTATGATGGCATTCCCCATCTTCTTCATCCAGTACTTCTTGAGCCCAAAACCGCCACCCTTGCCCTCAAATGGGCGGTATCAGAAATGGAAAGGCGCTATCAGCTTCTGGAAGAAGCCCGTGCCCGTAACCTTGAATCTTACAATGCTGAAGCCGAAGAAAAGCTCCCCTACATCGTCATAGTGGTAGACGAACTCGCTGACCTTATGGTGGTCTCTTCCAAAGAAGTAGAGATGTCCCTTACCAGACTCGCTCAAATGGCCAGGGCCTCAGGAATACATCTTTTGCTTGCCACCCAAAGGCCCTCAGTTGACGTGCTTACCGGCATTATCAAGGCTAACTTCCCTGCGCGCATTTCTTTTCAGGTCTCATCGCGTACAGACTCACGGACCATTCTAGACACAGGCGGGGCAGAGCGCTTACTTGGCGCGGGAGACATGCTCTTTTTGCCTCCCGGGACCTCAAAATTAAAACGTATCCACGGCGCCTTTATCAGTGAAAAAGAAGTCAAAAAGGTGGTAGAATACTTAAAGGCTCAGGGTGAGCCTGATTATGCCCTTGAGCTTGTGGCAGGCGGAGAAGAAGCCGTCTCAGAGCTTGACGATGAAGTTGACGAACTCTATGAGCAGGCAGTCCAGATCGTGGTGCAAACCGGGCAGGCTTCTATCTCAATGTTACAAAGACGTTTGCGGGTTGGATATAACCGTGCCGCCCGCATGATTGAACGCATGGAAAAGGAGGGTATCGTTGGTCCGTCAGATGGTGTGCGTCCTCGTCCTGTGTTGCTGCGTCCTGATAAGTAA
- the hslO gene encoding Hsp33 family molecular chaperone HslO, which translates to MSYAIRGITKDGAFRIFAADTKDIVEEARKRHNTLPTATAALGRALTAAALLGLDLKTGRVMIQINGGGPLGEIIAEADAEGNVRGLVQKPHIHLTPQKGKLLVGQAVGRDGFISVTKDLGLKEPYQGSTKLISGEIAEDVSYYLTVSEQIPSAVGLGVFVEPDNTVKVAGGFLIQTLPAATDEQIARIEEVLKKLPPVTSLLQEGFTPETILERIFGKENVKVLEKRPLAYHCRCSRERAERALIALGPEEIKKLLEKGEPSEITCDFCREKYVFTPEDLQKLLAEIEVKRRQELET; encoded by the coding sequence ATGAGTTATGCCATACGGGGTATCACGAAAGACGGCGCCTTTCGTATTTTTGCCGCAGATACCAAAGACATCGTTGAAGAAGCGAGAAAACGCCATAACACCCTGCCCACTGCTACCGCCGCCTTGGGAAGGGCGCTCACTGCCGCGGCCCTTCTAGGCCTTGACCTTAAAACCGGCCGGGTCATGATCCAGATAAATGGCGGTGGCCCACTTGGGGAAATCATTGCTGAGGCTGATGCCGAAGGAAACGTTCGCGGCCTGGTGCAAAAGCCCCATATTCACCTCACCCCACAAAAAGGAAAACTCCTGGTAGGCCAGGCCGTTGGTCGCGATGGTTTCATCTCGGTCACCAAAGACCTGGGGCTAAAAGAACCCTACCAGGGTTCTACCAAACTTATTTCCGGTGAAATTGCCGAAGACGTAAGCTACTATCTTACGGTCTCAGAACAAATCCCCTCTGCAGTAGGGCTCGGGGTATTCGTAGAGCCGGACAACACGGTAAAAGTAGCAGGGGGTTTTTTGATCCAAACCCTTCCTGCAGCCACAGACGAACAAATTGCCAGGATAGAAGAAGTGCTCAAGAAACTTCCACCTGTAACCAGCCTTTTGCAAGAGGGCTTTACCCCTGAGACCATCCTTGAACGCATATTTGGCAAAGAAAACGTAAAAGTCCTTGAAAAACGGCCCCTTGCCTATCATTGTCGCTGCTCAAGAGAAAGAGCCGAAAGGGCCCTCATTGCTCTCGGTCCAGAAGAAATTAAAAAACTCCTTGAAAAAGGCGAACCATCAGAAATCACTTGTGATTTTTGTCGAGAAAAATACGTCTTCACCCCTGAAGATCTCCAAAAACTGCTCGCCGAAATCGAAGTCAAAAGGCGCCAGGAGCTTGAAACATAG